The Pocillopora verrucosa isolate sample1 chromosome 2, ASM3666991v2, whole genome shotgun sequence genome has a segment encoding these proteins:
- the LOC136279158 gene encoding uncharacterized protein: MASATDLQDTEDRPVPSSIARDRSLQSTSGKYKRRGNSNTVKVPLHERVRQFPDENFIVREGKLFCNACRQILSTKKSVLKVHVSCKKHQDGKQKLKRSKLREQTITEALKREESCKSKDSTLPVEECAYRLEVVTEFLKAGIPIAKTDMLRSLLEKNGYRLTGSSNLGQYVSMALKQEIEQIKHELEMPGQVGLTRDISVIFDGSTRQGEAIAIIVRFMDNDWNITQRLVRIQVCSKSVNANELAQVLNQCLSVEYRVRGNSLIAAMRDGASVNQAALNIVSFIFPNMLNVVCFSHTLDNVGNHFEIPTLKEFGSMWIRMFRNSCKAKLLWKDLTGRAPKSYSETRWWSRWEVYQQLMVQFGDLERYMEEAKDAKVCPQILPQLQEILSDPQQLMLLKLELAATIDIGEHFVKATYFLEGDGPLIFSCYEKVSAVNQACQAPHYPNVHAIATAIAREDPGQNVAALERRAKACVEPAITWFRRKFNVDLYDLLMAFKAARLFCPVSVQWLRPTDASVESLRAFPFLDSDAIINGLKVELPVYLAAAEDVNVLSEEQKVEWWHRQEERLPRWATAVKQVLLIQPSSAAAERVFSILKASFNEQQDCALVDYIQASVMAQYNKR; encoded by the coding sequence ATGGCGTCGGCGACGGACTTGCAAGATACTGAAGATAGACCAGTTCCATCATCTATAGCAAGAGATCGATCACTACAGTCCACCTCCGGTAAATACAAGCGACGAGGAAATAGCAACACTGTGAAAGTGCCGTTACACGAGCGAGTACGACAGTTTCCTGATGAGAACTTCATTGTTAGAGAAGGAAAGCTGTTTTGCAATGCTTGTAGACAGATCCTGTCGACGAAGAAAAGTGTTCTGAAAGTACACGTCTCATGTAAAAAGCACCAAGACGGgaagcaaaagttaaaaagatccAAACTAAGGGAGCAGACCATAACGGAAgctttgaaaagagaagaaagctgtAAGTCAAAAGATAGCACTTTGCCTGTGGAAGAATGTGCTTATCGACTCGAAGTTGTCACCGAGTTTTTGAAGGCGGGTATTCCAATTGCTAAAACAGACATGCTACGGtctcttttagagaaaaacggATATCGACTTACTGGAAGTTCGAATCTAGGACAGTATGTTTCCATGGCTTTGAAACAGGAAATCGAACAGATCAAGCACGAATTAGAGATGCCAGGACAAGTTGGCTTGACAAGGGACATTTCCGTAATTTTCGACGGTAGCACAAGACAAGGGGAGGCAATTGCAATAATAGTTCGATTCATGGACAATGACTGGAACATTACCCAGCGGCTTGTGAGAATCCAGGTGTGTTCAAAGTCAGTCAATGCCAACGAACTGGCACAAGTTCTGAATCAGTGCCTGTCTGTTGAATACAGGGTCAGAGGAAATTCATTGATTGCCGCTATGCGAGATGGTGCTAGCGTCAACCAGGCAGCACTGAACATAGTATCCTTCATATTCCCAAACATGTTGAATGTTGTGTGCTTCTCCCACACCTTAGACAACGTGGGGAACCATTTCGAGATCCCGACCCTGAAAGAGTTCGGTAGCATGTGGATTAGAATGTTTCGTAACAGTTGCAAGGCGAAGCTGTTATGGAAGGACCTCACGGGTAGAGCACCAAAGTCATACAGCGAAACTAGATGGTGGTCGAGGTGGGAGGTGTATCAGCAGTTGATGGTGCAATTTGGAGATCTCGAAAGGTACATGGAAGAAGCAAAGGATGCAAAGGTCTGCCCGCAGATTCTACCACAACTTCAAGAGATTCTTTCTGATCCACAGCAACTCATGCTCTTGAAGCTTGAGCTTGCCGCTACCATAGATATcggcgaacattttgtgaaggCCACGTATTTCCTGGAAGGGGATggtcctttgattttttcctgttatgaGAAGGTGAGCGCAGTTAACCAAGCTTGTCAAGCTCCTCATTACCCGAACGTCCACGCAATTGCGACTGCAATTGCAAGAGAAGACCCTGGTCAGAATGTAGCAGCACTTGAACGGAGGGCGAAGGCTTGTGTTGAACCGGCAATTACATGGTTCCGGAGGAAGTTCAATGTCGACCTGTATGATTTACTGATGGCTTTCAAGGCAGCCAGACTATTCTGCCCTGTTAGCGTCCAGTGGCTTAGGCCAACAGATGCATCCGTAGAGTCATTGAGGGCATTTCCTTTCTTGGATAGTGATGCTATCATCAACGGTCTCAAAGTCGAGCTACCTGTCTATTTAGCAGCTGCTGAAGATGTCAATGTACTGAGTGAGGAGCAGAAAGTTGAATGGTGGCACAGGCAGGAGGAGCGACTTCCTCGTTGGGCTACGGCGGTAAAGCAAGTCCTACTCATACAGCCTTCTTCTGCAGCCGCAGAAAGGGTGTTTTCAATCCTGAAAGCCTCATTCAATGAGCAGCAAGATTGTGCTCTCGTCGATTACATTCAAGCCAGTGTGATGGCACAATACAACAAGCGATAA
- the LOC131794006 gene encoding ras-related protein Rab-34: protein MSMSTAEKDRVINELPKFYTADAAPRQASNFHPKTKDACSSGNTGNISLKVAKSIVVGDTAVGKTCLVNRYCRNLYDRDYKATIGVDFEVERFRILDQEFNMQIWDTAGQERFKCMAQSYYRGAHVIILVFDLTSIKTLNNTKQWLEEALEQNTTTCPEIFLVGSKKDLCKSNDFSQMEMNALKVAEEINAEYWSVSSKSGENVKGLFRRLAAVTFEQAILRELETQGKRVGVQQIGSGGGLVLEKRRKEDDEKDRRRKPKCCSGGRGL from the exons ATGAGTATGAGTACGGCTGAGAAGGATCGTGTGATAAATGAACTTCCTAAG TTTTATACAGCTGATGCAGCCCCAAGACAGGCTTCTAATTTTCACCCTAAAACCAAGGATGCATGTTCTTCAGGGAATACTGGCAACATATC TTTAAAAGTGGCCAAATCTATAGTTGTGGGTGACACTGCTGTTGGGAAAACATGTCTAGTTAACAG ATACTGTCGTAACCTATATGACAGAGATTACAAAGCAACCATTGGTGTAGACTTTGAAGTGGAGCGATTTAGGATTCTTGATCAAGAGTTCAACATGCAAAT TTGGGATACAGCTGGCCAAGAGAGATTCAAATGCATGGCTCAATCCTACTACAGGGGAGCACATG TGATCATCTTAGTGTTTGACCTCACAAGCATCAAGACTCTTAACAATACAAA GCAATGGCTGGAGGAAGCTTTagaacaaaacacaacaacttGTCCAGAAATTTTCCTTGTAGGATCCAAAAAGGACCTCTGT AAAAGCAATGATTTTTCACAAATGGAGATGAATGCTTTGAAAGTTGCAGAAGAAATTAACGCAGAATACTGGAGTGTATCATCTAAATCAG GAGAGAACGTCAAAGGCCTTTTCCGTCGACTAGCAGCCGTAACGTTTGAGCAAGCAATTCTACGTGAGCTAGAGACTCAGGGAAAAAGAGTTGGAGTGCAACAGATAGGAAGTGGGGGTGGCCTGG tgcTGGAAAAGAGGAGAAAAGAAGATGACGAAAAAGATAGGCGTCGGAAACCAAAGTGTTGCTCCGGGGGTCGTGGCCTATAG
- the LOC131794017 gene encoding neuronal acetylcholine receptor subunit alpha-9-like → MCSLPFLTLPAFLVMCVAVLAVEILCDEQQDGKRTTIQRLSEKLFDGYRKDFLPRLNESVPVKVEFDFEIITIKDVNAKDQTMTVYGWVRQVWHNPFLQWNSSEYGGIKNLQASAEKIWVPDILMYNNVDLQDRIGGGPTTYKTKVVVQANGQNDWTSPAIFQTLCSIDVTYFPFDIQKCSLKFGSWASSSQQLTMSSEQMSGKTNQYVDNGEWDILKIEAKRNVVQYRTGAFDDVTVTIVIGREYFIFCVNLIIPCFLISSMIFLGFILPPECGERIGLSITVLLAMTVFQQLTSDIFPSFYFPLLGQYYFATSVEISISILATTVILNFTASKNKKMPRWMRKLMLQWMARVVLLGKTVEKSCPKPKFKRSTQRRRPETEYKDHKEARENGAVVHEQMMHGSSPDQSERKDDRLVAELKSMFMISKSLDCGGLRYANSVKSTHSNGFTDENPYSPEPYEVWNETSLACTGVLDENGEELDEYELNLRKWEWIMAARVLDRALLWICIITGIATFLAIFMRAPRLQEIIFGS, encoded by the exons ATGTGTTCTTTGCCTTTTTTGACGTTGCCAGCGTTCCTGGTTATGTGCGTTGCTGTTCTTGCTGTCGAGATATTATGCGATGAACAAC AAGACGGTAAGCGCACGACAATACAAAGACTTTCCGAGAAACTGTTTGATGGCTACAGGAAGGACTTCTTACCGCGTCTCAATGAATCAGTGCCGGTTAAGGTGGAGTTCGATTTTGAAATAATCACCATCAAAGACGTG AACGCCAAGGACCAGACTATGACAGTGTATGGCTGGGTACGACAG GTTTGGCACAATCCGTTTCTTCAGTGGAATTCTTCCGAGTATGGTGGCATTAAAAACCTTCAGGCAAGCGCCGAGAAGATCTGGGTACCAGACATACTCATGTACAACAA CGTTGACCTCCAAGACCGTATTGGTGGTGGACCTACAACATACAAAACCAAAGTTGTCGTCCAAGCGAACGGACAAAACGACTGGACAAGTCCTGCCATTTTCCAAACTCTGTGTTCCATAGATGTAACCTACTTCCCCTTCGACATACAAAAATGTTCTCTTAAGTTCGGTTCTTGGGCCTCAAGCAGTCAACAGTTAACTATGAGCTCGGAACAGATGAGTGGGAAAACAAATCAGTATGTGGACAATGGCGAATGGGATATCCTCAAAATAGAGGCTAAAAGGAACGTTGTGCAATACAGAACGGGAGCTTTTGATGACGTGACAGTTACCATCGTGATAGGTCGCGAGTACTTCATCTTCTGTGTGAACTTAATAATTCCATGCTTTCTTATTTCGTCAATGATATTTCTAGGTTTTATTCTTCCTCCAGAATGCGGAGAGAGGATTGGGTTAAGTATTACCGTTCTCCTCGCTATGACGGTCTTCCAACAGTTAACTTCGGACATTTTCCCTTCATTTTACTTCCCGCTCCTTGGTCAGTATTATTTTGCAACCAGCGTAGAaataagtatttcaattttggcgACAACGGTGATTCTTAATTTCACAgcgagcaaaaacaaaaaaatgccaCGCTGGATGCGGAAGTTGATGCTGCAGTGGATGGCGCGTGTGGTCCTCCTGGGGAAAACTGTGGAAAAAAGTTGTCCAAAACCAAAATTCAAAAGATCCACCCAGCGAAGAAGGCCGGAGACGGAATACAAGGACCATAAAGAAGCCAGGGAAAATGGAGCTGTTGTTCATGAGCAAATGATGCACGGATCGTCACCCGATCAATCCGAGCGAAAGGATGACCGCCTTGTGGCTGAGCTCAAAAGCATGTTCATGATTTCCAAAAGTCTTGATTGTGGTGGCTTACGGTACGCCAACTCGGTCAAGAGCACCCACTCGAATGGATTTACAGACGAAAATCCCTACAGCCCTGAACCTTACGAAGTCTGGAACGAGACTAGCTTGGCGTGTACAGGAGTACTTGATGAAAATGGCGAAGAACTCGACGAATACGAACTTAATTTACGTAAATGGGAGTGGATCATGGCCGCTAGGGTCCTGGATCGAGCTTTACTGTGGATTTGCATAATTACTGGAATTGCAACATTCCTAGCCATTTTCATGCGAGCACCTCGCTTGCAAGAAATAATATTTGGTTCCTAG
- the LOC131794032 gene encoding adenosine receptor A2a-like produces MTSTVNAPLEVSYIITIIVNGIACPLTLLLNVLVIKAVKTTPRLRTNSNILLACLAVTDALTGLFCQPSYILWRVFLLFRLSGSQTVMTFYLTSTTVLLMASHLHLMLVTFERLAAIKFTMHYQSFITNDNLKMAVSAIWSSAFMCGVFTVLKMNLLLQFIGSLITSSCIFFVALTYVILYHEIRRHQRRIKAQQLPQEEVERFIKESKALKTTLFIVGAVVGYLLPLGFCLVNTVTRLFNTCPVNIPLMQTFAMLNSLVNPLIYCWRQKEMRNVMFKIRTQVVHPAG; encoded by the coding sequence ATGACTAGTACGGTAAATGCCCCTCTGGAGGTTAGTTATATCATCACCATCATCGTTAACGGCATCGCTTGTCCCCTCACCCTCTTGCTTAACGTGCTGGTGATAAAGGCCGTGAAAACAACACCACGACTCCGAACCAACAGCAACATTTTGCTTgcctgtttagcggtgactgaCGCATTGACTGGTCTTTTTTGCCAGCCATCGTATATCCTGTGGAGGGTATTCCTATTATTCCGTCTTAGTGGCAGTCAAACAGTCATGACTTTTTATTTGACTTCTACGACTGTACTGTTGATGGCTTCACACCTTCATTTAATGTTGGTTACTTTTGAAAGGCTCGCAGCGATCAAATTTACGATGCACTATCAAAGCTTTATAACTAACGACAACCTGAAGATGGCAGTATCAGCAATTTGGTCCTCTGCTTTCATGTGTGGGGTTTTCACGGtgttaaaaatgaacttattactCCAGTTTATCGGAAGCCTTATCACAagttcatgtatttttttcgttGCCCTCACTTATGTGATTTTGTATCATGAAATACGTCGCCACCAAAGGAGGATAAAAGCACAGCAACTGCCTCaagaagaagtggaaagatTTATTAAAGAAAGCAAGGCGCTTAAGACAACATTGTTTATAGTTGGTGCAGTTGTCGGTTACCTCCTTCCACTTGGTTTCTGTCTCGTCAATACAGTCACTCGCCTTTTTAATACATGCCCAGTCAACATACCGTTGATGCAAACATTTGCCATGTTAAATTCGCTTGTTAATCCGCTGATCTACTGCTGGAGGCAGAAAGAAATGAGAAACGTGATGTTTAAAATTAGAACGCAGGTCGTACATCCAGCCGGCTAG